A single window of Flavobacteriales bacterium DNA harbors:
- a CDS encoding valine--tRNA ligase, with product MEIAKTYDPAAIEDKWYTAWTDAKLFHSEPDDREPYTVVIPPPNVTGVLHMGHMLNNTIQDVLVRRARMLGKNACWVPGTDHASIATEAKVVAKLREEGIKKSDLTREAFLEHAWAWKEKHGGIILEQLKKLGASCDWDRTRFTMEEDLSDAVLDVFIDLHKKGHIYRGYRMVNWDPRALTAVSDEEVYHQEEQSRLFYVKYAVEGEDAFLEVATTRPETILGDTAVCVHPDDPRFQSFIGKQVKVPLTGRLVPVIADTYVDPEFGTGALKITPAHDVNDYEIGQRHQLPMLQIMEADGTLSKEAGRFAGMERFEARDAVAKALKEEGLMVKIESLMNKVGYSERTHVVIEPRLSMQWFCRMKELAAPALEHVVNGDIRFYPPKFINTYKHWMENVKDWCISRQLWWGQRIPAWYYGPGEEDVVVAKTAEEALPLAREASGNKDLTAADLRQDEDVVDTWFSSWLWPISVFDGFKDPKNKDISYYYPTNDLVTAPEILFFWVARMIMAGYEYRGELPFKNVYLTGIVRDKQGRKMSKSLGNSPDPLELIKKYGADGVRVGMLLCSPAGNDLPFDEGLCEQGRNFNNKLWNAFRLIRGFEVDANAQQSQAAREAIQWFGEALKDAKAQLDDQFDKFRLSDALMTLYKLTWDGFCSWYLEMIKPAKGQAMDVETMEITRKYLRDLLAMLHPFMPFITEELWQNLEDEKKAGFIMTSRWPEDEGHVNLELIRSFDHTRELVMRVRNFRNEHGMSPKDPLTISIKRSNELSVSWVLEGMLAKLANLAELSWVEDQPEGSQMLLVGATEMYIPLPEGADLEGNRKKLEEELNYVKGFLASVEKKLGNERFVSGAPAQVVEAEQKKKADAEARIKVLEAQLAALTA from the coding sequence ATGGAAATCGCGAAAACCTACGACCCCGCTGCCATTGAAGATAAGTGGTACACCGCATGGACGGATGCAAAGCTGTTTCATTCCGAACCGGATGACAGGGAACCTTACACAGTTGTTATCCCTCCGCCCAATGTGACAGGTGTACTGCACATGGGGCACATGCTGAACAACACCATCCAGGATGTACTGGTACGCCGGGCACGTATGCTCGGTAAGAACGCCTGCTGGGTGCCGGGTACCGACCACGCTTCCATCGCCACCGAAGCAAAGGTGGTGGCCAAACTTCGTGAAGAGGGTATTAAGAAATCCGATCTCACACGCGAAGCCTTCCTTGAACATGCCTGGGCCTGGAAAGAGAAACATGGCGGTATCATCCTGGAACAATTGAAGAAACTGGGAGCTTCCTGCGACTGGGACCGTACACGCTTTACCATGGAAGAAGACCTGTCGGATGCCGTGCTGGATGTATTCATCGACCTACATAAGAAAGGACATATCTACCGCGGATACCGCATGGTGAACTGGGACCCCAGGGCACTCACCGCCGTTTCCGATGAGGAGGTGTATCACCAGGAAGAACAGTCGCGCCTGTTTTATGTGAAGTATGCCGTAGAAGGTGAAGATGCCTTCCTGGAAGTGGCCACCACCCGACCCGAAACCATCCTCGGTGATACGGCTGTTTGCGTACACCCTGATGATCCCAGGTTCCAATCCTTTATCGGGAAACAGGTGAAGGTGCCACTCACCGGCCGCCTCGTGCCCGTCATCGCAGATACCTATGTGGATCCGGAATTCGGTACAGGTGCCCTCAAGATCACACCCGCTCACGATGTGAACGACTATGAGATCGGTCAACGCCACCAACTCCCCATGCTCCAGATCATGGAGGCCGACGGCACCCTCAGCAAGGAAGCCGGCAGGTTTGCAGGCATGGAACGCTTTGAAGCACGCGATGCCGTGGCCAAAGCGCTGAAGGAAGAAGGCCTGATGGTGAAGATCGAAAGCCTCATGAACAAGGTGGGATACTCGGAACGCACGCATGTTGTGATTGAACCGCGCCTGAGCATGCAGTGGTTCTGCCGGATGAAAGAACTGGCCGCACCTGCCCTCGAACATGTGGTCAACGGCGACATCCGTTTTTACCCGCCCAAGTTCATCAATACCTACAAACATTGGATGGAGAACGTGAAGGACTGGTGTATTTCGCGCCAGCTCTGGTGGGGGCAACGCATCCCGGCCTGGTATTACGGTCCGGGTGAAGAAGATGTGGTGGTAGCCAAAACCGCCGAAGAAGCCCTGCCGCTTGCCCGGGAAGCCTCGGGTAACAAAGACCTGACAGCTGCCGACCTGAGGCAGGACGAAGATGTGGTGGATACCTGGTTCTCTTCATGGCTCTGGCCCATCTCCGTTTTCGATGGTTTCAAAGACCCGAAGAACAAAGACATATCCTATTACTATCCCACCAATGACCTGGTGACCGCCCCCGAGATCCTCTTTTTCTGGGTGGCACGCATGATCATGGCCGGTTACGAATACCGCGGCGAACTGCCTTTTAAGAATGTGTACCTGACCGGCATCGTGCGCGACAAGCAAGGCCGGAAAATGTCCAAGTCGCTCGGCAACTCACCCGACCCGCTGGAACTCATTAAGAAGTACGGAGCGGATGGTGTACGTGTGGGCATGCTCCTGTGCTCACCCGCCGGGAATGACCTGCCGTTCGATGAAGGACTGTGCGAACAGGGCCGCAACTTCAACAACAAACTGTGGAATGCATTCAGGCTCATCCGAGGTTTCGAGGTGGACGCGAATGCGCAGCAAAGTCAGGCCGCCCGGGAAGCCATTCAATGGTTCGGGGAAGCATTGAAAGATGCAAAGGCGCAGCTGGATGATCAGTTTGATAAGTTCCGATTGTCGGATGCGCTGATGACCCTGTATAAGCTTACATGGGACGGCTTCTGCTCATGGTACCTGGAGATGATCAAGCCGGCCAAAGGTCAGGCGATGGACGTTGAAACCATGGAGATTACCCGCAAATACCTGCGGGATCTGCTGGCGATGCTTCACCCCTTTATGCCGTTTATCACCGAGGAATTGTGGCAAAACCTGGAAGATGAGAAGAAGGCAGGATTTATTATGACATCACGTTGGCCTGAAGACGAAGGCCATGTGAACCTGGAGTTGATCCGTTCATTTGATCATACCCGGGAACTGGTGATGCGCGTCCGGAATTTCCGTAACGAACACGGCATGTCACCCAAAGATCCCTTGACCATAAGCATCAAGCGTAGCAATGAGTTGTCTGTATCCTGGGTTTTGGAAGGCATGCTAGCCAAGCTGGCCAACCTTGCTGAACTATCATGGGTAGAAGATCAACCGGAAGGAAGCCAGATGTTGCTGGTGGGCGCAACGGAAATGTACATTCCCCTGCCCGAAGGCGCCGACCTGGAAGGGAACCGCAAGAAGCTTGAGGAAGAACTCAACTACGTCAAAGGGTTCCTCGCATCTGTGGAAAAGAAACTGGGCAACGAACGCTTCGTGAGCGGCGCCCCCGCACAGGTGGTGGAAGCCGAACAAAAGAAGAAAGCGGATGCAGAGGCCAGGATCAAAGTCCTGGAAGCACAGCTGGCGGCACTCACCGCCTGA
- a CDS encoding YdcF family protein, with protein sequence MFFIFSKLIAFLTTPFFWVVLLMLYGWWKKKRKALVAAGITLLVFSNSFILDEVSRQWEPPAVHLDTLARDYDVGIVLSGMVSYDQTLERIGFHESIDRMLQAVDLYKQGFIRKILISGGSGSILEDDREALLLQEYFTRIGLPKEDILIEPESRNTHENAVNSSMLLKEHLPHGKYLLITSGYHMRRALACFRKEGIDADPFVTHRSSGPRKFIPDHLLLPSASTLAGWERLTHEWVGYLVYAVTGYV encoded by the coding sequence ATGTTCTTCATCTTCTCCAAGCTGATCGCCTTTCTGACCACCCCCTTCTTCTGGGTTGTGCTGCTGATGTTATATGGTTGGTGGAAAAAGAAAAGGAAGGCATTGGTAGCGGCGGGCATCACCCTGCTGGTGTTCTCCAATTCATTCATCCTTGATGAGGTATCACGACAATGGGAACCACCGGCGGTGCATCTTGACACGCTGGCCAGGGACTATGACGTAGGGATCGTGCTGAGCGGCATGGTATCGTATGATCAGACACTTGAACGGATAGGGTTTCACGAAAGCATCGACCGGATGTTGCAGGCAGTGGATCTGTATAAGCAGGGATTCATCCGGAAGATCCTGATCAGCGGCGGATCAGGAAGTATCCTGGAAGACGACAGGGAGGCCTTGTTATTGCAGGAATACTTCACCCGCATCGGGCTTCCGAAAGAAGACATACTGATTGAGCCCGAATCCAGGAACACCCACGAAAATGCCGTCAACAGTTCCATGTTACTGAAGGAGCACCTGCCTCACGGCAAATACCTGCTGATTACTTCGGGCTATCACATGCGAAGGGCGCTGGCGTGTTTCCGAAAAGAAGGCATCGATGCGGATCCGTTTGTCACCCACCGGAGCAGCGGTCCCCGCAAATTCATTCCCGACCACCTGCTACTGCCCAGTGCCTCCACCCTTGCCGGCTGGGAAAGGCTTACCCATGAATGGGTCGGCTACCTTGTTTATGCCGTGACCGGCTATGTCTGA
- a CDS encoding methylmalonyl-CoA mutase family protein: MIEAPAYKVKHKVRVVTAASLFDGHDAAINVMRRIIQASGAEVIHLGHDRSVQEVVDCAIQEDANAIAITSYQGGHMEYFKYMYDLLKEQGCGHIRIFGGGGGTILPSEIEELQAYGIARIYHPDDGRELGLQGMINDLLAKCDFATGINLNGEAKRLSDQRPIDIARLISAAENYPENHRAILDQVSVQASESKVPVLGITGTGGAGKSSLVDEIVRRFLIDFPDKTIGIISVDPSKRKTGGALLGDRIRMNSIFNKRCYMRSLATRQSNLALSQHVKEAVDILKAAAFDLVLLETSGIGQSDTEIVDHCNVSLYVMTPEYGAASQLEKIDMLDFADLIALNKFDKRGASDALRDVKKQYKRNRQLFDLEDAKVPVFGTIASQFNDPGTNVLYMHLMKRLASVTGAPLDTHFKEEKGESEKIYVIPPARIRYLSEISDTVRKYNEWTEAQKDVSRKLYGLATAMQVLSGDTSGLKPMEKSELPKGEGSLSDLRKEYEQYLRKLDVKNMELLRSWPQKIDMYSGDTYTYKVRDKDVTVKTSSGTLSHTRIPKVSLPRYESWGDVLRWQLQENVPGEFPYTAGVFPFKREGEDPTRMFAGEGCPERTNKRFHYVSLGMPAKRLSTAFDSVTLYGRDPGERPDVYGKIGNSGVSICCLDDAKKLYSGFDLCDPKTSVSMTINGPAPMMLAFFLNAAVDQQCEKYILENNLVDDVRKKITSLFKGKFRPTYHGAGNPKRDLPAHLKDCVEGSLPEGNDGLGLLLLGVTGDQVLPADVYEACKEQALTSVRGTVQADILKEDQAQNTCIFSTEFALRLMGDVQAYFIDRRVRNFYSVSISGYHIAEAGANPISQLAFTLANGFTYVEYYLSRGMDINAFAPNLSFFFSNGVDAEYAVIGRVARRIWAKAMRDRYGADERSQKLKYHIQTSGRSLHAQEIAFNDIRTTLQALYAIYDNCNSLHTNAYDEAITTPTEESVRRAMAIQLIINHELGLAKNENPMQGSFIIEELTDLVEEAVMSEFDRITERGGVLGAMETMYQRGKIQEESLYYETLKHTGELPLIGVNTFLSSEGSPTITPGEVIRATEEEKQQQISTVNALQEANAAGADALLQNVQRTALENKNIFESLMEACKQCSIGQVTSALFEVGGQYRRNM; the protein is encoded by the coding sequence ATGATTGAAGCTCCCGCATATAAGGTCAAACATAAAGTGCGTGTCGTCACCGCCGCTTCTTTGTTCGACGGACATGATGCCGCCATCAACGTCATGCGTCGCATCATCCAGGCATCCGGCGCAGAAGTGATCCATCTGGGTCACGACCGCAGCGTGCAGGAAGTGGTCGATTGTGCCATCCAGGAAGATGCCAATGCCATCGCCATCACCTCCTATCAAGGGGGACACATGGAGTATTTCAAATACATGTACGACCTGCTGAAAGAACAGGGGTGCGGCCATATCCGCATTTTCGGCGGCGGCGGCGGAACCATCCTTCCATCCGAAATCGAAGAACTACAGGCATACGGAATCGCGCGCATTTATCACCCTGATGATGGCCGTGAACTCGGACTCCAGGGCATGATCAATGACCTGCTTGCCAAATGCGATTTTGCAACCGGCATCAACCTCAACGGCGAAGCCAAACGCCTGTCAGACCAACGTCCCATCGACATTGCACGTCTCATATCTGCAGCCGAGAACTACCCCGAAAACCATCGGGCGATCCTTGACCAGGTATCCGTACAAGCCTCCGAATCCAAGGTGCCCGTACTCGGCATCACCGGCACAGGTGGCGCCGGAAAAAGTTCACTCGTGGATGAGATCGTTCGCCGTTTCCTGATCGATTTCCCTGATAAAACCATCGGCATCATTTCGGTGGATCCTTCCAAAAGGAAAACCGGTGGTGCCCTCCTCGGCGATCGCATCCGCATGAACAGCATCTTCAACAAGCGGTGCTACATGCGTTCCCTGGCCACCCGCCAAAGCAACCTGGCCCTCAGTCAGCATGTGAAGGAAGCAGTGGATATCCTGAAAGCCGCAGCCTTCGACCTCGTGCTGCTGGAAACATCCGGCATCGGACAAAGCGATACAGAGATCGTGGACCATTGCAACGTGAGCCTGTATGTGATGACGCCCGAATACGGCGCCGCATCCCAGCTGGAAAAGATCGACATGCTCGATTTCGCCGACCTCATCGCCCTGAACAAATTCGACAAGCGCGGCGCCAGCGATGCCCTCCGCGATGTGAAGAAACAATACAAACGCAACCGCCAGCTGTTTGACCTGGAAGATGCCAAGGTGCCCGTATTCGGTACCATTGCCAGTCAGTTCAATGACCCGGGTACCAATGTGCTTTACATGCACCTCATGAAGCGACTGGCATCCGTAACAGGCGCACCCCTCGATACCCATTTCAAGGAGGAGAAGGGAGAAAGTGAAAAGATCTATGTGATCCCGCCGGCGCGCATCCGCTACCTGAGCGAGATCAGCGATACGGTGCGCAAGTACAACGAGTGGACGGAAGCGCAGAAGGATGTGTCAAGAAAGCTTTACGGACTGGCGACGGCCATGCAGGTTTTGTCCGGCGATACATCCGGACTCAAACCGATGGAGAAGTCGGAACTGCCCAAAGGCGAAGGTTCCCTGTCTGACCTGAGGAAAGAATACGAACAGTACCTGCGGAAACTGGATGTGAAGAACATGGAGTTGCTTCGCAGCTGGCCGCAAAAGATCGATATGTATAGCGGCGATACCTATACCTATAAGGTGCGCGACAAGGATGTGACTGTGAAAACTTCTTCCGGCACCCTGTCGCATACGCGCATCCCCAAGGTGAGCCTTCCGCGCTATGAATCCTGGGGCGACGTGCTCAGATGGCAGTTGCAGGAGAACGTACCGGGCGAGTTTCCCTATACCGCCGGTGTATTTCCGTTCAAACGCGAAGGAGAAGACCCCACCCGCATGTTCGCCGGTGAAGGTTGTCCGGAACGTACCAACAAACGATTCCACTACGTGAGCCTCGGCATGCCGGCCAAACGCTTGTCGACAGCGTTCGACAGCGTGACACTCTACGGCCGCGACCCCGGTGAGCGCCCCGATGTGTACGGGAAAATCGGCAACTCGGGCGTGAGCATCTGCTGTCTCGATGATGCCAAAAAGCTTTACAGCGGTTTCGACCTGTGCGATCCGAAGACCAGCGTTTCCATGACGATCAACGGTCCGGCCCCCATGATGCTGGCGTTTTTCCTCAATGCCGCCGTTGATCAGCAATGCGAAAAGTACATCCTTGAAAACAACCTGGTGGATGATGTCCGGAAAAAGATCACTTCCCTGTTCAAGGGAAAGTTTCGACCGACCTATCATGGTGCCGGCAACCCAAAACGCGATCTGCCCGCTCATCTGAAAGATTGTGTGGAAGGAAGTCTGCCGGAAGGAAATGACGGACTCGGACTGCTGCTGCTCGGCGTAACCGGCGACCAGGTATTGCCTGCGGATGTGTATGAAGCGTGCAAGGAACAGGCGCTTACATCGGTGCGCGGAACCGTGCAGGCCGACATCCTGAAAGAGGACCAGGCACAGAATACCTGCATCTTTTCCACCGAATTCGCCCTGCGCCTGATGGGCGATGTGCAGGCCTACTTCATCGACCGGCGCGTGCGCAATTTCTATTCGGTTTCGATCAGCGGTTACCACATCGCGGAAGCAGGCGCCAACCCCATCAGTCAGCTCGCATTCACACTCGCCAACGGGTTCACCTATGTGGAGTACTACCTGAGTCGGGGCATGGACATCAATGCATTTGCACCCAACCTGAGTTTCTTCTTCAGCAACGGGGTGGATGCGGAATATGCCGTGATCGGACGGGTGGCGCGCCGCATCTGGGCGAAAGCCATGCGCGATCGCTACGGTGCGGATGAACGCAGCCAGAAACTGAAATACCATATCCAGACCAGCGGACGCTCCCTGCATGCCCAGGAGATCGCATTCAACGATATCCGCACAACACTGCAGGCGTTGTATGCCATTTACGACAACTGCAACAGCCTGCACACAAATGCATACGACGAGGCCATCACAACCCCCACCGAAGAAAGCGTGCGCAGGGCCATGGCCATCCAGCTCATCATCAACCATGAACTCGGCCTCGCCAAGAACGAGAACCCGATGCAGGGCAGCTTCATTATTGAAGAGCTGACCGACCTGGTGGAAGAAGCTGTGATGTCTGAGTTCGATCGCATCACCGAACGCGGTGGCGTATTGGGTGCCATGGAAACCATGTACCAGCGCGGTAAGATCCAGGAAGAAAGTCTGTACTATGAAACCCTCAAACATACCGGCGAACTTCCACTGATCGGTGTGAATACATTCCTCAGCAGCGAAGGATCTCCCACCATCACACCGGGCGAAGTGATTCGTGCCACGGAAGAAGAAAAGCAACAACAGATCAGCACAGTGAATGCACTGCAGGAAGCAAATGCCGCCGGTGCCGATGCCCTGCTGCAGAACGTGCAACGGACCGCCCTGGAAAACAAAAACATTTTCGAAAGCCTCATGGAAGCCTGCAAGCAATGCAGCATCGGTCAGGTGACATCCGCCCTGTTCGAAGTGGGCGGTCAGTACCGACGGAACATGTAG
- a CDS encoding nucleoid-associated protein — MIYLEDALVTNLSAHRVGNQTEGEVLMLSEESIPVKDEHLQSLIKRYLISPFNNPEYFVFREPVTNPIAKAVSTIFKNPAKLHEMSCDIAKHHYEKAVHVSIPAGDLVVAHLRDVRLDGEATDLVAIFKVEHNEDFLQLTEDGDNYHLGFAAGINLQKPEKVCLIFNMKGEEGFRVCQLDKTSRLSGGVYWKDDFLNLVPAVDNYHDTANFMNLTKAFVSDKLTEEFEVDRADQATFLNRSISYLKENDQLDGETFGATVFGDPSVMESFKNFKDFYEQENALQIPEGFAISPQAVKKQARIFKSVLKLDKNFHIYIHGNRNMIERGTDDGGRKFYKIYYNQET; from the coding sequence ATGATTTACCTGGAAGATGCCCTTGTTACCAATCTTTCCGCCCATCGCGTAGGCAACCAGACCGAAGGAGAAGTATTGATGCTCTCCGAAGAATCGATACCCGTTAAGGATGAGCACCTGCAAAGCCTTATCAAGAGATACCTGATATCACCGTTCAACAATCCCGAATATTTTGTGTTCCGTGAACCGGTGACGAACCCCATCGCCAAAGCGGTATCTACCATTTTTAAGAACCCGGCCAAATTACACGAGATGTCGTGTGACATTGCCAAACACCATTATGAAAAGGCTGTGCACGTATCCATACCCGCTGGCGACCTGGTGGTGGCGCACCTGCGTGATGTGCGTCTCGACGGGGAGGCAACCGACCTGGTGGCGATCTTCAAGGTGGAACACAACGAGGATTTCCTTCAGCTGACAGAAGACGGTGATAACTACCACCTCGGTTTCGCTGCGGGCATCAACCTGCAGAAACCGGAAAAGGTATGCCTGATTTTCAACATGAAAGGTGAAGAAGGCTTCAGGGTTTGCCAGCTCGATAAAACCAGCCGCCTGTCGGGAGGTGTCTATTGGAAAGATGATTTCCTGAACCTGGTTCCTGCGGTCGACAACTACCACGATACCGCCAATTTCATGAACCTCACCAAGGCGTTTGTTAGCGACAAGCTAACCGAAGAGTTTGAGGTGGACAGGGCCGACCAAGCCACCTTCCTCAACCGTTCCATCAGCTACCTGAAAGAGAATGATCAGCTGGACGGGGAGACATTCGGTGCCACCGTATTCGGAGATCCCAGCGTGATGGAGTCATTCAAAAACTTCAAGGATTTTTACGAACAGGAAAATGCTTTGCAGATTCCCGAAGGTTTTGCCATCTCACCCCAGGCAGTGAAAAAACAGGCCCGGATCTTCAAGAGTGTACTGAAGCTCGACAAGAACTTCCATATCTACATCCATGGCAACCGCAACATGATCGAACGGGGCACCGATGACGGGGGAAGGAAGTTCTACAAGATCTACTACAATCAGGAGACTTGA
- a CDS encoding NAD(P)-binding domain-containing protein yields the protein MGPVFIKGESAKKRIERARERRKKYEADLRKALAAQSSELNPEQKRVPLEKKVGTFAETASFAECIVLSVKGNDAVSALELAGAANLKGKIVIDTTNPIADGAPVNGVLPFYTSLDKSQMEDLQSRFPAVRFVKAFSCIGNAFMVNPSFPEGKPTMFICGNDDKAKQQVSQLLEQFGHDPADMGAVEAARAIEPLCMLWCIPGITRNQWNHAFRLIRS from the coding sequence ATGGGTCCAGTATTCATTAAGGGAGAATCCGCTAAGAAAAGGATTGAAAGGGCTAGAGAGAGAAGGAAAAAATACGAAGCAGATCTCAGAAAAGCGTTAGCGGCTCAGAGTTCTGAACTGAATCCTGAACAGAAACGGGTGCCTTTGGAAAAGAAAGTGGGAACATTCGCGGAAACGGCATCTTTCGCCGAATGCATCGTCCTCTCGGTGAAAGGCAATGACGCTGTTTCTGCGTTGGAACTGGCGGGTGCCGCCAACCTGAAAGGCAAGATTGTGATCGACACCACCAACCCGATTGCAGACGGTGCACCGGTAAACGGCGTACTTCCGTTCTACACGTCCCTTGATAAGTCCCAGATGGAAGATCTCCAGTCGCGCTTTCCCGCGGTACGGTTTGTTAAAGCCTTCAGTTGCATCGGCAATGCTTTTATGGTGAACCCTTCTTTCCCGGAAGGAAAGCCCACCATGTTCATTTGTGGAAATGATGACAAAGCCAAGCAACAGGTGTCACAACTCCTGGAACAGTTCGGCCACGATCCGGCAGACATGGGTGCCGTTGAAGCGGCCCGTGCCATCGAGCCCCTGTGCATGCTGTGGTGCATCCCGGGCATCACCCGCAACCAATGGAACCACGCCTTCCGCCTGATCCGATCCTGA
- a CDS encoding T9SS type A sorting domain-containing protein, with amino-acid sequence MKPYLLLLVFLGGSALAQPFPGKMGVGLGSAGGFALELPSVTPTANAWESIANGGNATTDAQGWPTEDFRLLFFDHRPFGAWNPPTDDPARFNVDVSGTYHLSFVGTATLSSWSDAPIQFLNQTHDANTNMTELDISFPPGGGSSQGTLGNYGFLMVNFSQTNSGNGPGLKNIRLTRPGIPHWSPQYFRTAFLNALSPFQCIRFMDYLKTNVSANNPTYPATTTWSQRQQMSDPRYNNAMPWEYVIALSNYFGRDIWINIPVAADDAYVTALANLMKDRLRPDVNIYIEYSNEVWNGSFPQYQYNYDAVLNAPEDADIRNSTQYDDRRRARRTAKRVIRFGEIFEQVMCDKVSARARIRPVFAWQIGGWLPWYTDVLDWINTTYGPPKNYIYGIASAPYFNDGGFGSSDTPQQIVSLMSSNSDANVDAIKTLAELADQWGLVHLQYEGGPDNGGGNTSNLANRITANRIPEVKTAVIHNYADNWFSATANGNAPVGTNDLANYFVLAGNVSRYGCWGATEDINYLSDPNNLSNAPKYDALCVLTGKCGNEPVVSLTAPATMTQVVKGQPVTISASASDPDGAVAYVEFFAGYRLLGADSTAPYSMNWVPDTTGYEVVLAKAVDNDGKYRFDDPHVLEVVESSTYVQSLDNGWGVSVYPNPADDHLTLYTQEDGVSLRIYSAVGRCVTDRMLVKGSTELSLTGMSSGLYVAVMEKNGKQVRSRFVHLAD; translated from the coding sequence TTGAAACCCTATTTACTTCTCCTGGTATTCCTGGGAGGCAGCGCGCTTGCGCAGCCATTTCCGGGGAAAATGGGCGTAGGACTCGGATCCGCAGGGGGATTTGCCCTCGAACTGCCCAGCGTCACACCCACCGCAAACGCGTGGGAAAGCATCGCCAACGGAGGCAACGCCACCACCGATGCACAGGGATGGCCCACGGAAGATTTCCGCTTGCTGTTTTTTGACCACCGGCCATTTGGCGCATGGAACCCGCCCACCGATGATCCCGCACGTTTCAATGTGGATGTGAGCGGAACTTATCACCTGTCTTTTGTAGGTACCGCCACCTTGTCCTCCTGGAGCGATGCCCCCATCCAGTTCCTGAACCAGACCCACGATGCCAACACCAATATGACCGAGCTGGACATATCCTTTCCGCCCGGCGGTGGCTCCAGCCAGGGCACCCTCGGCAACTACGGTTTCCTGATGGTGAACTTCAGTCAAACCAATTCCGGCAACGGCCCCGGCCTCAAAAACATCCGGCTGACGCGGCCCGGTATTCCGCATTGGAGTCCGCAGTATTTTCGCACCGCATTCCTGAATGCACTCAGTCCCTTCCAGTGCATCCGGTTCATGGACTACCTAAAAACCAACGTATCCGCCAACAACCCGACCTACCCGGCCACCACCACCTGGTCTCAACGCCAGCAGATGTCGGATCCACGTTACAACAACGCCATGCCCTGGGAATACGTCATCGCACTGTCCAACTATTTCGGCCGCGACATCTGGATCAACATCCCCGTTGCCGCCGATGATGCGTATGTGACCGCACTGGCCAACCTGATGAAAGACCGGCTCAGGCCCGATGTGAATATCTACATCGAGTACAGCAACGAAGTGTGGAACGGAAGTTTTCCGCAATACCAATACAACTACGATGCGGTGCTGAATGCACCCGAAGATGCCGACATCCGCAACAGCACGCAATATGATGACCGCCGCAGGGCAAGACGTACCGCCAAACGCGTGATCCGTTTCGGGGAGATCTTCGAACAGGTGATGTGCGATAAGGTATCCGCCCGCGCCCGCATCCGGCCCGTGTTCGCATGGCAGATCGGCGGATGGCTGCCCTGGTATACCGATGTGCTCGACTGGATCAACACCACCTACGGCCCACCAAAAAACTACATCTATGGCATTGCATCCGCGCCCTATTTCAACGACGGCGGTTTCGGTTCATCCGATACCCCGCAGCAGATCGTGAGCCTGATGTCGTCCAACAGCGACGCCAATGTGGATGCCATCAAGACGCTGGCCGAACTGGCCGATCAGTGGGGACTGGTGCACCTGCAGTACGAGGGAGGTCCGGACAACGGCGGCGGCAATACATCCAACCTGGCCAACCGCATCACCGCCAACCGCATCCCGGAAGTGAAAACTGCCGTGATCCACAATTACGCAGATAACTGGTTCTCCGCAACGGCCAACGGGAATGCCCCCGTGGGCACCAATGACCTGGCCAATTATTTTGTGCTGGCCGGAAATGTGAGTCGCTACGGATGCTGGGGTGCCACCGAGGATATCAACTACCTGAGCGATCCGAACAACCTGTCAAACGCACCCAAGTACGACGCCCTGTGTGTGCTCACCGGCAAGTGCGGCAACGAACCCGTGGTTTCCCTCACCGCTCCCGCAACCATGACGCAGGTGGTAAAAGGGCAGCCGGTAACGATCAGCGCCTCCGCATCCGATCCCGACGGCGCTGTAGCCTATGTGGAATTCTTCGCCGGTTACCGCCTGCTCGGCGCCGACAGCACCGCGCCCTATTCCATGAATTGGGTGCCCGATACAACCGGCTATGAAGTCGTGCTTGCCAAAGCGGTTGACAATGACGGCAAGTATCGTTTTGATGACCCGCATGTGCTGGAGGTCGTTGAGTCTTCTACCTATGTTCAATCCCTGGACAACGGTTGGGGCGTATCCGTATATCCCAATCCCGCCGATGACCATCTGACGCTGTATACCCAGGAGGATGGCGTGTCTCTGCGGATTTATTCCGCGGTGGGAAGATGCGTAACGGATCGCATGCTCGTGAAGGGAAGTACGGAATTGTCTTTAACAGGTATGTCTTCCGGTTTGTATGTGGCGGTGATGGAAAAGAATGGTAAGCAGGTGCGGTCGCGGTTTGTGCACCTGGCCGATTAA